Proteins encoded by one window of Anaerosalibacter sp. Marseille-P3206:
- a CDS encoding ATP-binding cassette domain-containing protein, with translation MGKKYAIVGESGSGKSTLLNIISGLYEVDEGRVNVNDTNLKDIDLMSYYDNISFVKQKPDIFTATISENVALFHSYNDEEIKKALIKSGLKELITTHPISKVIGNNSSITLSGGEEKRLEISRSIFKNPQVILFDEPTSGLDAENENNIGN, from the coding sequence ATGGGAAAGAAATATGCTATAGTAGGTGAAAGTGGCAGTGGTAAATCTACACTTCTCAATATCATCTCAGGACTTTACGAAGTAGATGAAGGTAGAGTCAATGTAAATGATACAAATTTAAAAGATATTGATTTGATGTCTTATTACGATAACATATCCTTCGTCAAACAAAAGCCAGATATTTTCACGGCTACTATTTCTGAAAACGTAGCTCTTTTCCACTCTTATAATGACGAGGAAATAAAAAAAGCACTAATAAAAAGCGGATTGAAAGAACTTATTACTACCCATCCTATAAGTAAAGTTATAGGAAATAATTCAAGCATAACTCTCTCTGGTGGAGAGGAAAAACGATTGGAGATTTCAAGAAGTATATTCAAAAATCCCCAAGTAATTCTTTTTGATGAGCCGACCTCAGGGTTAGATGCAGAAAATGAGAATAATATAGGCAATTAG
- the acpP gene encoding acyl carrier protein — MEIFEKVKEIIADQLEIEDLDTIEPETSIMNDLEADSLDAVEVMMAIEDEFDIEIPEEDAEKFKNIKDIADYVKTKIS, encoded by the coding sequence ATGGAAATATTTGAAAAGGTAAAAGAAATTATTGCTGATCAACTTGAAATTGAGGATTTAGACACTATAGAACCTGAGACTTCAATCATGAATGATTTGGAAGCAGATTCACTTGATGCTGTAGAAGTAATGATGGCAATAGAAGATGAATTTGATATTGAAATTCCTGAAGAAGATGCAGAAAAATTCAAGAACATAAAAGATATTGCAGATTATGTTAAAACTAAGATTTCTTAG
- the fabF gene encoding beta-ketoacyl-ACP synthase II, with protein MKRVVITGLGPITPIGTGKEDYWNSLIEGKSGISHITNFDTEGYTSTIGAEVANFHPEEYMDKKEAKRMDKFAQFAVAATKLAIEDSKIDLESIDKRRVGVILGSGVGGIETLESEHTKLMEKGPRRVSPFFIPMMISNMGPGQITMTYGFKGPSFTVTTACASGNHAIGESFRMIQNGAADLIVTGGSEAAVSPISVAGFCSMKALSTNNDEPEKASRPFDKNRDGFVIGEGAGIIILEELEHALNRNAHIYGEIIGYGATSDAYHITAPDPEALGAVEAMRLAIEDAGVDIDVVDYINAHGTSTYYNDKLETLAIKKLFKEHAYKLSVSSTKSMTGHLLGAAGGIEAIASVLAIENGIIPPTINYETPDPECDLDYTPNKAKSREVNYALSNSLGFGGHNAAILLKKYEK; from the coding sequence TTGAAAAGAGTTGTCATAACTGGCCTAGGGCCTATAACACCAATAGGTACTGGAAAAGAAGACTATTGGAATTCTCTAATTGAAGGTAAGTCTGGAATATCACATATAACAAACTTTGATACAGAAGGCTATACGAGTACAATTGGTGCCGAAGTAGCAAATTTTCATCCAGAAGAGTATATGGATAAAAAAGAGGCAAAGAGGATGGATAAATTTGCCCAATTTGCAGTTGCAGCTACTAAGTTGGCAATAGAGGATAGTAAAATAGATCTAGAAAGTATTGATAAAAGACGAGTTGGTGTTATATTAGGTTCTGGTGTAGGTGGTATTGAAACCCTTGAATCAGAACATACAAAACTTATGGAAAAAGGTCCAAGAAGAGTAAGTCCATTTTTTATTCCTATGATGATATCAAATATGGGACCAGGGCAAATAACTATGACTTATGGATTTAAAGGGCCAAGCTTTACTGTTACAACAGCATGTGCATCAGGAAATCATGCTATAGGAGAATCTTTTAGAATGATTCAAAATGGAGCTGCTGATTTGATAGTAACTGGTGGTAGCGAAGCTGCAGTTAGTCCAATATCTGTAGCAGGTTTCTGTTCAATGAAAGCACTTTCAACAAACAATGATGAACCAGAAAAAGCAAGTAGACCTTTTGATAAAAACAGAGATGGATTTGTAATAGGAGAAGGAGCAGGAATTATAATACTTGAAGAATTGGAACATGCATTAAATAGAAATGCACATATATATGGAGAAATAATTGGTTATGGAGCTACTTCAGATGCTTATCATATAACAGCACCAGATCCAGAAGCTTTAGGGGCTGTAGAAGCTATGAGGCTCGCAATTGAAGATGCAGGGGTAGACATTGATGTAGTAGATTATATCAATGCACATGGCACTAGTACTTATTATAATGATAAATTAGAAACCCTTGCTATAAAGAAATTGTTTAAAGAACATGCATATAAGCTATCTGTTAGTTCTACAAAATCCATGACGGGACATCTCCTAGGTGCTGCAGGTGGTATTGAGGCAATAGCATCAGTTTTAGCTATTGAAAACGGTATTATACCACCAACAATAAATTATGAAACACCTGATCCAGAATGCGATCTTGACTATACGCCAAATAAGGCAAAAAGTCGAGAAGTGAATTATGCATTATCAAATTCATTGGGATTTGGTGGACATAATGCAGCTATATTACTTAAAAAATATGAAAAATAA
- a CDS encoding beta-ketoacyl-ACP synthase III: MNSIYSVGITGMGSYVPEKIVSNDDLSKIMDTSDEWINTRTGIRERRIADKDIATSDLCTEAALKAIKDANIDSKDIDLILIATVTSDMAFPSTACIVQKNIGADNAAAFDISVGCSGFLYGLAIGSNFIATGAYKTVLVIGSEVLSKILDWEDRSTCVLFGDGAGACVLQRCEDGKGILSYDLGADGANGHFLTQPAGGSRMPASHETVEKRLHYVHMDGGEVFKFAVRAMEKASLKALEKANIGLEDIDYLIPHQANIRIIKSSAKRLKVPKEKVYVNLDKYGNMSSASIPIALDEAYHKGLIKKDDTVLLVAFGAGLTWASVVLKWVK, translated from the coding sequence TTGAATAGTATATATTCTGTAGGAATTACTGGAATGGGCAGTTATGTGCCTGAAAAAATAGTTTCTAATGATGATTTGAGCAAAATAATGGATACATCTGATGAATGGATTAATACTAGAACAGGAATTAGAGAAAGAAGAATAGCAGATAAAGACATTGCAACTTCAGATTTATGTACAGAAGCTGCTTTGAAAGCAATTAAAGATGCAAATATTGATTCTAAGGATATAGATTTAATTCTTATAGCAACAGTTACTTCTGATATGGCTTTTCCTTCTACAGCATGTATTGTGCAAAAGAATATTGGAGCAGATAATGCTGCTGCCTTTGATATCTCAGTAGGGTGCTCAGGATTTTTATATGGACTAGCTATAGGGTCAAACTTTATAGCAACAGGAGCTTATAAAACTGTATTGGTTATAGGTTCTGAAGTCTTATCAAAAATTCTAGATTGGGAAGATAGAAGCACTTGTGTATTATTTGGAGATGGGGCAGGAGCATGTGTTTTGCAGAGATGTGAAGATGGAAAGGGTATACTTTCCTATGATTTAGGGGCAGATGGAGCTAATGGACATTTTCTTACTCAACCAGCAGGAGGCTCTAGAATGCCAGCTTCTCATGAAACTGTTGAGAAAAGACTTCATTATGTACATATGGATGGTGGAGAAGTATTTAAGTTCGCAGTTAGAGCAATGGAGAAGGCTTCTTTAAAGGCTTTGGAAAAGGCAAATATTGGATTGGAAGATATAGATTATCTTATACCTCATCAGGCAAATATTAGAATTATTAAATCTTCTGCTAAGAGACTTAAGGTTCCAAAAGAAAAGGTTTATGTAAACTTAGATAAATATGGAAATATGTCTTCTGCTTCAATCCCTATAGCATTAGATGAGGCTTATCATAAGGGGCTAATTAAAAAAGATGATACTGTACTATTAGTAGCCTTTGGTGCAGGGCTTACATGGGCTAGTGTAGTATTGAAATGGGTAAAGTAA
- a CDS encoding N(4)-(beta-N-acetylglucosaminyl)-L-asparaginase, which yields MWGIIATWAMAYDGVSKGSKLLTQKHSAVDAIEETIKSVEDEPSFRSVGYGGLPNEKGIVELDSGFMDGDKMSVGAVGGITGFKNPISIAIKLSQESYNNFLVGSGAEEYARINGFEEKDMATERSLEIWREKKKSFSEENMKAYDGHDTVGVVTLDTYGKMCAGTSTSGLFMKREGRVGDSPLCGSGFYVDSEVGGAAATGVGEDIMKGCLSYEVVRLMKEGLNPQEAADRAVIEFSEKLKHKANISRDISVVCMNNNGEWGIGTNIDEFSFVIAREDMKPIIYLAKKIDGKTKYMEAKDKWIEDYMKKEIK from the coding sequence ATGTGGGGGATTATAGCTACTTGGGCAATGGCATATGATGGAGTTTCAAAGGGAAGTAAATTACTTACCCAAAAACATTCAGCAGTTGATGCTATAGAGGAGACGATTAAATCAGTAGAAGATGAACCAAGCTTTAGATCTGTTGGATATGGTGGACTTCCCAATGAAAAGGGAATTGTAGAATTAGATTCTGGATTTATGGATGGAGATAAAATGTCAGTTGGTGCTGTTGGAGGTATAACTGGATTCAAAAATCCAATATCTATTGCCATAAAATTAAGTCAAGAATCATACAATAATTTTTTAGTAGGAAGTGGCGCAGAGGAATATGCAAGAATAAATGGATTTGAAGAAAAAGATATGGCTACTGAAAGGTCCTTGGAAATTTGGAGAGAAAAGAAAAAGAGCTTTTCTGAAGAAAATATGAAGGCCTATGATGGACATGATACAGTTGGAGTTGTTACACTAGATACATATGGAAAAATGTGTGCTGGAACATCAACTAGTGGATTATTTATGAAAAGAGAAGGTAGAGTTGGAGATTCACCACTTTGTGGAAGTGGTTTTTATGTAGATAGCGAAGTAGGTGGTGCAGCTGCTACTGGAGTTGGAGAAGATATAATGAAAGGTTGCTTATCTTATGAAGTTGTTAGGCTTATGAAGGAAGGGTTAAATCCTCAAGAAGCAGCTGATAGAGCAGTAATAGAATTCAGTGAAAAGCTAAAGCACAAAGCCAATATTTCAAGAGATATTTCCGTAGTTTGTATGAACAATAATGGAGAATGGGGAATAGGTACCAATATAGATGAATTTTCCTTTGTAATAGCTAGAGAAGATATGAAACCAATAATATATTTGGCCAAGAAAATAGATGGGAAAACAAAATACATGGAAGCAAAAGATAAATGGATAGAAGACTACATGAAAAAGGAAATAAAGTAA
- the glmM gene encoding phosphoglucosamine mutase, with the protein MGKLFGTDGVRGIANEELSPELAYKIGRSGAFVLSKGKKGPIVVGKDTRKSGDMLEAALISGIMSVGLDVISVGVVPTPAVAYLTRKYNALSGVVISASHNPVEYNGIKFFNENGYKLNDNIEEEIEEYILNPEAINNRPTGASIGKKIEITDGGLAYIEYLKDTVDVDFSGLKIAVDCGNGAVYDVALELLKQLNAEVVVINNEPNGVNINVNCGSTNPEMVQKLVLETNADVGLSFDGDADRLIAVDERGNIVDGDHILAICGTSLKEKGKLKNDTVVGTVMTNMGLDMYLKGKNINVVKTKVGDRYVIEEMLSSDYVLGGEQSGHIIFLEHNTTGDGLLTAIQLISVMVETGKKMSELNELMTNFPQVLVNAKVKNELKNRFMEDEVIKQEIEKIEEIFHGEGRVVIRPSGTEPLVRVMIEAKDDNDLLKVATELADLIEERLGN; encoded by the coding sequence ATGGGAAAATTATTTGGCACAGATGGAGTTAGAGGTATAGCAAATGAAGAATTGTCACCAGAATTAGCATATAAAATAGGAAGATCAGGAGCTTTTGTTTTGTCTAAAGGAAAGAAAGGCCCAATAGTAGTAGGAAAAGATACAAGAAAGTCTGGAGATATGCTTGAGGCTGCTTTGATTTCAGGAATAATGTCTGTAGGGCTAGATGTAATTAGTGTAGGAGTAGTGCCTACTCCAGCAGTAGCATATTTAACTAGAAAATACAATGCTTTAAGTGGTGTAGTTATATCGGCTTCTCATAATCCAGTTGAATACAATGGAATAAAATTTTTTAATGAAAATGGATATAAATTAAATGATAATATAGAAGAAGAAATTGAAGAGTATATATTAAATCCAGAAGCAATCAATAATAGACCAACTGGTGCTAGTATAGGTAAAAAAATAGAAATAACTGATGGTGGACTAGCTTATATAGAATATTTAAAAGATACAGTAGATGTAGATTTTAGTGGGTTAAAAATTGCTGTAGATTGTGGAAATGGTGCAGTATATGATGTTGCTTTAGAATTATTAAAACAACTAAATGCAGAAGTTGTAGTTATCAATAATGAACCAAATGGAGTTAATATCAATGTAAACTGTGGTTCTACAAATCCAGAAATGGTACAAAAGTTAGTATTAGAGACAAATGCAGATGTAGGACTATCTTTTGATGGAGATGCAGATAGGCTTATTGCTGTAGATGAAAGAGGAAATATAGTTGATGGAGATCATATATTAGCTATTTGTGGAACAAGTCTAAAAGAAAAAGGAAAATTGAAAAACGATACTGTAGTAGGAACAGTAATGACTAATATGGGTTTAGATATGTACTTAAAGGGAAAGAATATAAATGTAGTAAAAACAAAAGTTGGAGACAGATATGTTATAGAAGAAATGTTAAGTAGTGATTATGTTTTAGGTGGAGAACAATCAGGTCATATAATATTCTTAGAACATAATACTACTGGTGATGGACTACTAACAGCAATTCAATTGATTTCTGTTATGGTTGAAACAGGGAAAAAGATGTCTGAGTTAAATGAACTTATGACTAACTTTCCTCAAGTTTTAGTCAATGCCAAAGTTAAAAATGAATTAAAAAATAGATTCATGGAAGATGAAGTGATAAAACAAGAAATAGAAAAAATTGAAGAAATATTTCATGGAGAAGGAAGAGTTGTAATAA
- the fabK gene encoding enoyl-[acyl-carrier-protein] reductase FabK: MFNTRLCELLNIKYPIIQGGMAWVATHELAQAVSKAGGLGIIAAGNAPKEVIREEIKKLRENTDKPFGVNIMLMSPFADDIMDLVCEEKVPVVTTGAGNPGKYINRLKSCGIKVIPVVPTVALAKRLEREGVDAVIVEGTEAGGHIGELTTMSLVPQISNAVDIPVIAAGGVADGRGFLAALSLGADGVQIGTRFVCSTECIAHDNYKEKIMKSKDRDAIVTGRSTGYPVRVLKNKFTKEYLELEKKGVPFEELEKLGAGRLRIAVMEGDMDNGSIMAGQVAGLINDVKSCEEIIIDIIKEAEVGLDRLESLKRGE, encoded by the coding sequence TTGTTCAACACAAGACTATGTGAATTATTAAACATAAAATATCCGATTATTCAAGGAGGAATGGCTTGGGTAGCAACTCATGAATTGGCTCAAGCTGTTTCAAAAGCTGGAGGGCTGGGAATTATAGCAGCTGGAAATGCTCCAAAAGAAGTTATTAGAGAAGAGATAAAAAAGTTAAGGGAAAATACCGATAAACCTTTTGGGGTAAACATAATGCTTATGTCCCCATTTGCTGATGATATTATGGATTTGGTTTGTGAAGAAAAAGTTCCTGTTGTTACAACAGGTGCAGGAAACCCAGGAAAATATATAAATAGATTAAAGAGTTGTGGGATAAAAGTAATACCTGTAGTGCCAACAGTTGCATTAGCTAAGAGGCTAGAAAGAGAAGGTGTAGATGCAGTGATAGTAGAGGGGACTGAAGCTGGTGGTCATATTGGTGAGTTAACTACTATGTCTTTAGTGCCTCAAATTTCAAATGCTGTAGATATTCCAGTTATTGCAGCTGGTGGAGTCGCAGATGGAAGAGGATTTTTAGCAGCATTGTCCTTAGGTGCTGATGGAGTACAAATAGGAACTAGATTTGTTTGTTCCACTGAGTGTATAGCTCATGACAATTACAAAGAAAAGATAATGAAATCTAAAGATAGGGATGCAATAGTTACAGGAAGAAGTACAGGATATCCAGTAAGGGTTCTAAAAAATAAGTTTACAAAGGAATACTTAGAATTAGAAAAAAAAGGGGTTCCTTTTGAAGAACTTGAAAAGTTAGGTGCAGGTAGGCTAAGAATAGCTGTTATGGAAGGTGATATGGACAATGGTTCTATAATGGCAGGGCAAGTCGCTGGATTGATAAATGATGTGAAATCATGTGAAGAAATTATTATTGACATAATAAAAGAGGCTGAAGTAGGTTTAGATAGGTTAGAAAGTTTAAAGAGGGGTGAGTAA
- the fabG gene encoding 3-oxoacyl-[acyl-carrier-protein] reductase, which produces MTLKDKNALVTGGSRGIGRAIALELAREGANVAITYISNSNRAEEVIDEIETYGVKGIAIKADVSNEEEVNNMIEIVNSEIGGIDILVNNAGITKDNLLIRMKTEDWDDVINTNLKGVYLCTKAVVRGMMKKRYGKIVNIASVVGISGNPGQGNYSASKAGIIGFTKSIAKELGSRGININGVAPGFVETDMTNVLNDKIKKEMLNQIPLKRFAKPEDIADVVAFLCSEKANYITGQIINVDGGMLM; this is translated from the coding sequence TTGACTCTAAAAGATAAAAATGCACTAGTAACTGGAGGTTCAAGAGGAATAGGAAGAGCTATTGCACTAGAACTTGCTAGAGAAGGAGCCAATGTAGCTATAACATATATTAGTAATAGTAATAGAGCTGAGGAGGTGATAGATGAGATAGAGACATATGGCGTAAAGGGAATAGCTATTAAAGCTGATGTTTCAAATGAAGAAGAAGTAAATAATATGATTGAAATAGTAAATAGTGAAATAGGTGGAATAGATATTTTAGTTAACAATGCAGGAATTACAAAAGATAATCTCCTTATAAGGATGAAAACTGAAGATTGGGATGATGTAATCAATACCAATCTAAAAGGAGTATATCTATGTACAAAAGCAGTTGTAAGAGGAATGATGAAAAAGAGATATGGTAAAATTGTAAACATAGCATCGGTAGTTGGAATATCAGGAAATCCAGGTCAAGGAAACTACAGTGCTTCAAAGGCTGGAATCATTGGATTTACTAAGTCTATTGCAAAGGAATTAGGTAGTCGTGGTATCAACATAAATGGAGTTGCACCTGGATTTGTAGAAACTGATATGACAAATGTGTTAAATGATAAAATAAAAAAAGAAATGTTGAATCAAATACCACTAAAGAGATTTGCAAAACCTGAAGATATAGCTGATGTTGTAGCTTTTTTATGCAGTGAAAAAGCTAATTATATCACAGGACAGATAATAAATGTTGATGGTGGTATGCTAATGTAA
- the fabZ gene encoding 3-hydroxyacyl-ACP dehydratase FabZ, with protein MSLNIKEIKRIIPHRYPFLLVDSVEIIDSGKSGKGYKNVTINEPFFQGHFPEEPIMPGVLIVESIAQVGAVVILSEEKYKGKTPYFAGLNKVRFRKKVVPGDVLEMDIEMIKMRGSIGIAKGIASVKGEVACEGEFIFAIA; from the coding sequence ATTTCTTTAAATATTAAGGAAATAAAACGAATAATTCCTCACAGATATCCTTTTCTACTTGTAGATAGTGTTGAAATAATCGATTCAGGAAAAAGTGGAAAAGGATATAAAAATGTAACTATAAATGAACCTTTTTTTCAAGGTCATTTCCCAGAAGAACCTATTATGCCCGGTGTATTAATTGTTGAATCTATTGCACAAGTAGGAGCAGTTGTGATTTTAAGTGAAGAAAAATATAAAGGAAAAACCCCATACTTTGCTGGATTAAATAAAGTTAGATTTAGAAAAAAAGTTGTTCCTGGAGATGTACTAGAAATGGATATAGAAATGATAAAAATGAGAGGTTCCATAGGTATAGCTAAAGGCATAGCTAGTGTTAAAGGCGAAGTAGCTTGTGAAGGTGAATTTATATTTGCAATTGCTTAG
- a CDS encoding CCA tRNA nucleotidyltransferase: MDIKIPNHIEYILNKLEKNGFEAYIVGGCIRDILLNKSPLDFDVTTNALPEEIEEVFIDKKTIDIGRAFGTIIVHLDEDDVEITTFRREGDYIDGRRPEWVEFVFSIEDDLSRRDFTINAIAYNRKRGLVDPFNGVKDLQRRTIRCVGEPERRFQEDYLRILRAIRFACVLDFEIDEDTFLAGKKYSECVSQVSIERINKELVKILLCDTPSKGLKLLEEMGLIPIILPEFVPAIGFDQHNPHHDKDVFNHILCVVDSTPVNLKVRLAALFHDVGKPSCFSVDEKGIGHFYDHNKVGAKISKSALDRLKFPKDIIKDVFILVREHMTHHSNFSDKGLKRLIRRVGEENIHDLFSLQKADRSCSNKDASIDNIIETEIRVKEILDKNEAYEIEQLNIDGNDLIEVGYQEGKIIGEILEYLLTRVMEKPSLNNKEKLINLALKKFPLNCNKDD, from the coding sequence ATGGATATAAAGATTCCAAATCATATAGAGTACATATTAAATAAACTAGAGAAAAATGGATTTGAAGCATATATTGTAGGTGGATGTATAAGGGATATATTATTAAATAAAAGCCCTTTAGATTTTGATGTGACTACAAATGCACTACCAGAAGAAATAGAGGAAGTATTTATTGATAAAAAAACCATTGATATTGGGAGGGCTTTTGGAACAATAATTGTTCATCTAGATGAAGATGATGTAGAAATAACTACATTTAGAAGAGAAGGGGATTATATAGATGGCAGAAGGCCAGAGTGGGTAGAATTTGTATTCTCTATAGAAGATGATTTGTCTAGAAGAGATTTCACTATTAATGCTATTGCATATAATAGAAAAAGAGGATTAGTTGATCCTTTTAATGGAGTTAAAGATTTACAAAGAAGAACAATTAGATGTGTTGGTGAACCAGAAAGAAGATTTCAAGAAGACTATTTGAGAATACTAAGGGCAATTAGATTTGCTTGTGTTTTGGATTTTGAAATAGATGAAGATACTTTTTTAGCTGGGAAAAAATATAGTGAATGTGTTTCTCAAGTTAGTATAGAAAGAATTAATAAGGAGTTAGTAAAGATATTGCTATGTGATACTCCTTCAAAGGGATTGAAACTATTAGAAGAAATGGGACTTATCCCAATAATACTACCAGAGTTTGTTCCTGCTATTGGATTTGATCAACACAATCCTCATCATGATAAAGATGTATTTAATCATATACTATGCGTAGTAGATAGTACTCCTGTAAATCTAAAAGTAAGACTAGCAGCACTATTTCATGATGTAGGAAAGCCCAGTTGTTTTTCAGTAGATGAGAAGGGTATAGGACATTTTTATGATCACAATAAAGTTGGAGCTAAGATATCAAAAAGTGCATTAGATAGACTCAAGTTTCCAAAAGATATAATCAAAGATGTTTTTATATTGGTTAGAGAACATATGACACATCATAGTAATTTCAGTGATAAAGGATTAAAGAGATTAATAAGAAGAGTTGGAGAGGAAAATATTCACGATCTTTTTTCTCTACAAAAAGCAGATAGAAGTTGTTCCAACAAAGATGCTTCTATTGACAACATAATTGAAACTGAAATTAGGGTAAAGGAAATATTAGATAAAAATGAAGCTTATGAAATAGAACAATTAAATATAGATGGAAATGATTTAATTGAAGTGGGTTATCAAGAAGGGAAAATAATAGGAGAAATACTTGAATATCTATTAACTAGAGTTATGGAAAAGCCCTCTTTAAACAATAAAGAGAAACTAATCAATTTAGCTTTAAAAAAGTTTCCGTTAAATTGTAATAAAGATGATTAA
- a CDS encoding copper homeostasis protein CutC, which yields MIEIIGTCVDDAIKIERNGGDRIELISALTEGGLTPSYGLIKKVLENVNIPVNVMIRPHAKSFVYSHEDIETMIEDIEIAKDLGANGVVFGLLDSLGNIDEENLKLLLKHTGELEVTFHKAIDESVDIVKSISILKNYPQIKRILTSGGKRKIEDNLEIINTMIRESENRMIIMLGGGLNFDNVEYIINTTKVREVHFGTAIRVDSSPFGDIDEEKLRHMKELVSFHCLSPNFRIQLR from the coding sequence ATGATTGAAATAATAGGCACATGTGTAGATGATGCCATAAAAATAGAGAGAAACGGTGGAGATAGAATAGAACTAATATCTGCTTTAACTGAGGGCGGATTAACACCTAGTTATGGGCTTATAAAAAAGGTATTAGAAAATGTTAATATACCTGTTAATGTGATGATAAGACCACATGCGAAGTCTTTTGTATACTCCCATGAGGACATAGAGACTATGATAGAAGATATAGAAATTGCAAAGGACTTAGGAGCAAATGGCGTAGTTTTTGGACTATTAGATTCACTAGGGAATATAGATGAAGAAAATTTAAAATTATTGTTGAAGCATACGGGAGAGTTAGAAGTTACATTTCACAAGGCAATAGATGAATCAGTAGATATTGTAAAAAGCATTTCTATCTTAAAAAATTATCCACAAATAAAAAGAATATTGACTTCTGGTGGAAAAAGGAAGATTGAAGATAATTTAGAAATCATAAATACTATGATAAGAGAATCTGAAAATCGAATGATAATAATGCTAGGCGGAGGACTCAACTTTGATAATGTAGAGTATATTATAAATACTACCAAGGTAAGGGAAGTACATTTTGGTACAGCTATAAGAGTAGATAGTAGTCCATTTGGAGATATAGATGAAGAAAAGCTAAGGCATATGAAAGAATTGGTTAGTTTCCATTGCCTCTCTCCTAATTTTAGGATACAATTAAGATAA
- the fabD gene encoding ACP S-malonyltransferase gives MGKVAFIFPGQGAQFVGMGKDFYDNFAVSREVFEEANESLGMDIRKVCFEGPDEELVKTENTQPAILTTSIAMLRALKEKGIDCDYTAGLSLGEYSALVEANALEFKEAVPLVKKRGKYMQEVVPIGKGGMAAILGLEKEKVLEGINSALSYGVVEIANYNSPGQIVISGETEAVKQATLSAKERGAKKAVFLPVSAPFHSSLLKPAGERLSEELNKVKINDLKKIVVTNVDAKPITNKEEVKSSLVRQVSSSVLWCDSVNTMLNDGVDTFIEIGPGKSLTGFVKRIAKSQGKEVNTFNISDISGLEKVVDFFNKEERN, from the coding sequence TTGGGAAAAGTAGCTTTTATTTTTCCAGGTCAAGGTGCTCAATTCGTTGGAATGGGCAAAGACTTTTACGATAATTTCGCTGTTTCAAGAGAAGTATTTGAAGAAGCAAATGAGAGTTTAGGAATGGATATAAGGAAAGTTTGTTTTGAAGGCCCAGATGAAGAACTTGTAAAAACTGAAAATACACAACCTGCTATACTTACAACGAGTATTGCGATGTTAAGAGCTCTTAAGGAAAAAGGAATAGATTGTGATTATACTGCAGGGCTTAGTTTAGGAGAATATTCTGCATTAGTTGAAGCAAATGCGCTAGAATTTAAAGAAGCAGTTCCTTTAGTTAAAAAGAGAGGAAAGTATATGCAAGAAGTTGTTCCAATAGGAAAGGGTGGCATGGCAGCTATATTAGGATTAGAAAAAGAAAAGGTATTAGAAGGAATAAACAGTGCATTAAGTTATGGTGTAGTTGAAATTGCAAACTACAATAGTCCTGGTCAAATAGTTATTTCTGGTGAAACTGAGGCAGTAAAACAAGCAACACTAAGTGCAAAAGAAAGAGGAGCAAAAAAAGCTGTGTTTTTACCAGTTAGTGCACCTTTTCACTCAAGCTTACTTAAACCAGCAGGTGAAAGACTAAGTGAAGAGTTAAACAAAGTTAAGATAAATGATTTAAAGAAGATTGTTGTTACTAATGTAGATGCAAAACCAATAACTAACAAAGAAGAGGTTAAATCTAGTCTAGTACGACAAGTCAGTAGTTCAGTGCTTTGGTGTGATTCAGTGAATACTATGTTAAATGATGGAGTAGATACATTTATTGAAATTGGACCGGGAAAAAGCCTTACTGGATTTGTAAAAAGAATTGCAAAATCTCAAGGTAAGGAAGTAAATACTTTCAATATAAGTGATATATCAGGATTAGAAAAAGTAGTGGATTTCTTTAATAAGGAGGAGAGAAATTGA